In Paenibacillus sp. 1781tsa1, one DNA window encodes the following:
- a CDS encoding MerR family transcriptional regulator has translation MSLYKIDDVAKECGLTKRTIRYYEEIGVMPSPQRTDGGTRLYTREDIDYLKKVVRAKEVLGFSLQELHTYVATADALNEQRFDYQQTTEVRERIEKLTTMETTLDGQLQLIEQKLQSIHAVQTELEELRERVRSGIQKLQVHDPQSDEDG, from the coding sequence ATGAGTTTATATAAAATCGACGACGTAGCCAAGGAATGCGGTTTGACCAAGCGAACCATTCGGTATTATGAAGAGATTGGTGTCATGCCTTCACCTCAGCGGACAGATGGCGGGACGCGATTGTACACTCGAGAGGATATCGATTATCTGAAGAAGGTGGTTCGCGCCAAAGAGGTACTTGGATTCTCCCTTCAGGAGTTACATACCTATGTAGCCACGGCAGATGCCTTGAACGAACAACGTTTTGACTACCAGCAGACGACCGAAGTAAGAGAACGGATCGAGAAGCTCACCACGATGGAAACAACGCTGGATGGTCAGCTGCAACTGATTGAGCAGAAACTTCAGAGCATACATGCCGTACAGACTGAACTGGAAGAGCTGCGTGAACGCGTTCGGAGCGGTATTCAGAAATTACAGGTACATGATCCGCAGAGTGATGAGGACGGCTAA
- a CDS encoding MFS transporter, translating to MKREPSLPDELPSSRGDLLSQPRAVWAVAFACIISFMGLGLVDPILPAIADQLHASKSQVSLLFTSYNAVTGVAMLITGVVSSRIGVKWTLLSGILLIIIFSFLGGTSDTVGALVGYRGGWGLGNALFIATALSAIVGLSTSGTAKAIILYEAALGLGIAVGPLLGGELGSISWRGPFYGVAVLMAIAFISITFMLPKMAKPKTRSSLSDPFKALSYPSLKTLAITAFLYNFGFFTLMAYSPYVMNLDEHGLGYVFFGWGLMLAITSVFVAPRLQRRFGSVPSMSVMLTLFAIDLVVMAIGTVMGSPTTVIVAVIVAGIFLGINNTLITTAVMEAAPVERSVASAAYSFVRFLGGALAPWLAGKLSEWFLPETPFYFGALMVLIGVVVLLVRRRHLRDIDSAITSH from the coding sequence ATGAAAAGAGAGCCATCATTACCGGACGAATTGCCGTCATCCCGTGGAGACTTGCTGTCTCAACCGAGAGCGGTATGGGCGGTCGCCTTTGCATGTATCATATCCTTTATGGGTCTGGGTCTGGTTGACCCGATCTTGCCCGCAATTGCTGATCAGCTGCATGCTTCCAAAAGCCAGGTGTCGCTGCTATTTACCAGTTATAACGCTGTAACTGGGGTAGCGATGCTGATTACAGGTGTGGTATCCAGCCGAATCGGTGTGAAATGGACGCTGCTCAGCGGCATATTGCTGATTATTATCTTCTCGTTCCTTGGCGGTACCTCAGACACGGTAGGTGCACTGGTTGGTTACCGTGGCGGTTGGGGACTTGGTAATGCCTTGTTCATCGCAACGGCGTTATCCGCCATTGTGGGACTGTCCACGTCGGGGACAGCCAAAGCGATTATTTTGTACGAAGCAGCGCTTGGTCTCGGGATTGCAGTTGGTCCATTGCTTGGTGGTGAGCTGGGTTCCATCTCTTGGCGTGGCCCGTTCTATGGGGTTGCTGTGCTGATGGCGATTGCCTTTATAAGCATTACATTTATGTTGCCCAAAATGGCAAAACCAAAAACACGAAGTTCGTTGTCTGATCCGTTCAAAGCATTAAGTTATCCTTCACTGAAAACATTGGCGATTACCGCCTTCCTTTATAACTTTGGATTCTTTACTTTGATGGCCTATTCACCTTATGTCATGAATCTGGATGAGCACGGATTGGGTTATGTATTCTTTGGCTGGGGACTGATGCTGGCCATTACGTCCGTATTTGTCGCTCCAAGACTACAACGCCGATTCGGTTCAGTGCCGTCCATGAGTGTTATGCTTACATTGTTCGCGATTGATCTGGTTGTTATGGCCATTGGTACGGTGATGGGGTCACCAACTACCGTTATTGTGGCGGTCATTGTGGCAGGGATCTTCCTTGGGATTAACAACACATTGATTACAACGGCTGTTATGGAAGCTGCACCTGTGGAGCGTTCTGTTGCTTCTGCTGCATACAGCTTCGTTCGCTTCCTGGGTGGTGCACTTGCTCCATGGCTTGCAGGTAAATTGTCCGAGTGGTTCCTGCCAGAAACGCCGTTTTATTTTGGCGCATTAATGGTTCTCATTGGTGTCGTGGTACTGCTGGTACGCCGTCGTCACCTGCGGGATATTGATTCTGCCATTACATCTCATTAA